The Phocoena phocoena chromosome 4, mPhoPho1.1, whole genome shotgun sequence genome contains a region encoding:
- the LOC136122138 gene encoding basic proline-rich protein-like, which translates to MGPGVAAVSPPPSLRSPSCGGNGRIETEAKPGPSDQAEGVQGGAGAMVTRPLFQAGPERIPPEGACPGGGQGAPHSIRGSPLPVGAARGRFWRLAAQGGAPADSPLGVTVPLPASEAPRSLREAEHFPGLGGGRCCPHPLASGLLSRGRPLPAAHNLPSPTPRAPSQVQAARLSLEQAFCPLRRPLAWAGVIRVAPGSRGRGTASPSGRPALTQLPGRWAPMWPSPSPGSLSTVVARRALPRGVGPQVPPPKARPTEGPGPPSGLLGHHLVGASVAPDPNHPP; encoded by the coding sequence ATGGGACCTGGGGTGGCCgctgtgtccccacccccatctctccgGTCTCCCAGCTGCGGAGGAAATGGACGCATTGAGACGGAGGCCAAGCCCGGCCCTTCAGATCAGGCTGAGGGCgtccagggtggggctggggccatGGTCACCAGACCCTTGTTTCAGGCTGGCCCGGAGAGAATCCCACCAGAGGGGGCATGTCctggtgggggccagggggctCCCCACAGCATCCGAGGTAGCCCACTGCCTGTGGGTGCTGCCAGGGGCCGGTTCTGGAGGCTCGCCGCCCAGGGCGGGGCCCCTGCGGACAGTCCCCTGGGCGTCACAGTGCCCCTTCCCGCTTCAGAAGCTCCCAGGTCCTTGCGTGAAGCGGAACATTTCCCAGGTTTGGGTGGCGGCCGCTGCTGCCCTCACCCCCTGGCTTCAGGCCTCCTCTCGAGGGGCCGCCCGCTCCCCGCTGCCCATAACCTCCCATCACCCACACCCCGAGCCCCTTCCCAAGTCCAGGCTGCCCGCCTCTCTCTGGAGCAAGCTTTCTGCCCCCTGCGGCGGCCTCTGGCCTGGGCTGGCGTCATCCGGGTCGCCCCGGGCTCTCGGGGACGCGGGACGGCATCTCCGAGCGGCCGGCCAGCTCTTACCCAGCTCCCAGGACGCTGGGCCCCCATGTGGCCCAGCCCCTCACCCGGATCCCTGTCCACAGTGGTGGCCCGGCGGGCTTTGCCTCGAGGCGTTGGTCCCCAGGTACCCCCACCCAAGGCACGTCCCACAGAGGGGCCCGGGCCACCCTCTGGTCTGCTGGGGCACCACCTGGTGGGCGCCTCCGTCGCCCCAGACCCCAACCATCCACCCTGA